In Pseudonocardia sp. C8, one genomic interval encodes:
- a CDS encoding AMP-binding protein, with the protein MPQSREAALAEIRALQAAHWPQQVARDVTYPVEVPALPEYLRHWAAARPDTVAISFYGRDIGYAEYDELSDRFAGWLAGLGVVPGDRVGVYLGNCPQFLIAMVGILKAGAVHVPINPMFRGHELHYELVDAGVTVLLAQDTLADVVEAVRADTPVRRVAYTGLADLLTAEPGLPVPFARAAERSDWAEIRSAPRAPARPSDPDALAALNYTGGTTGMPKGCEHTQRHMVYTAATATTGAGNPVGEPGPVVLNFLPVFWIAGEDFGVLKPLVNGQQVVLMTRWAPAVAVELVARHGVTEMIATVDNYVEIMDLPDFDGARMASLRTAFAVSFVLKLTPEIRARWRAAAGTVLREASYGMTETHTADTFTLGFQDGDRDLLADPVFCGLPVPGTDIVIVDEAGDPVPVGESGEIIVRSPSILTGYYGRPDATAETLRDGWLHTGDVGRLDEWGALHYQARSKEMIKTNGMSVFPSEIESLLRLHPAIRTVAVVPRADRARGQVPVAFVEVSDAATDGDELRSWATENMAAFKVPEFEIVDQLPMTATGKIRKGDLFDRAAELAAARDQPARTRP; encoded by the coding sequence ATGCCGCAGTCACGTGAGGCCGCGCTGGCCGAGATCCGCGCCCTGCAGGCGGCCCACTGGCCGCAGCAGGTCGCGCGGGACGTCACGTACCCCGTCGAGGTCCCCGCGCTGCCCGAGTACCTCCGGCACTGGGCCGCGGCCCGCCCGGACACCGTGGCGATCTCGTTCTACGGGCGCGACATCGGCTACGCCGAGTACGACGAGCTCAGCGACCGGTTCGCCGGCTGGCTGGCCGGTCTCGGCGTGGTGCCGGGCGACCGGGTGGGCGTCTACCTGGGCAACTGCCCGCAGTTCCTGATCGCCATGGTCGGGATCCTCAAGGCCGGCGCGGTGCACGTCCCGATCAACCCGATGTTCCGCGGCCACGAGCTGCACTACGAGCTGGTCGACGCCGGGGTGACCGTGCTGCTCGCCCAGGACACGCTCGCCGACGTCGTCGAGGCGGTGCGCGCGGACACCCCGGTGCGGCGGGTCGCCTACACCGGCCTCGCCGACCTCCTCACCGCCGAGCCCGGCCTGCCGGTGCCGTTCGCCCGCGCCGCGGAACGGTCGGACTGGGCCGAGATCCGCAGCGCCCCGCGCGCGCCCGCCCGGCCCAGCGACCCCGACGCGCTGGCCGCGCTCAACTACACCGGCGGCACCACCGGCATGCCGAAGGGCTGCGAGCACACCCAGCGGCACATGGTGTACACGGCCGCGACCGCCACCACGGGCGCCGGCAACCCGGTCGGCGAGCCCGGCCCGGTGGTCCTGAACTTCCTGCCCGTGTTCTGGATCGCCGGCGAGGACTTCGGTGTCCTCAAGCCGCTGGTCAACGGCCAGCAGGTCGTGCTGATGACCCGCTGGGCCCCCGCGGTGGCAGTGGAGCTCGTCGCGCGGCACGGCGTGACCGAGATGATCGCGACCGTCGACAACTACGTCGAGATCATGGATCTGCCGGACTTCGACGGCGCGCGGATGGCCTCGCTGCGGACCGCGTTCGCGGTGTCGTTCGTCCTCAAGCTGACCCCGGAGATCCGGGCCCGGTGGCGGGCCGCGGCCGGCACCGTGCTCCGCGAGGCCTCGTACGGGATGACCGAGACCCACACCGCGGACACGTTCACGCTCGGGTTCCAGGACGGCGACCGGGACCTGCTCGCCGACCCGGTGTTCTGCGGCCTGCCCGTCCCCGGCACCGACATCGTGATCGTCGACGAGGCGGGCGACCCGGTGCCGGTCGGCGAGTCCGGGGAGATCATCGTGCGCAGCCCGTCGATCCTCACCGGCTACTACGGCCGGCCCGACGCCACCGCGGAGACCCTCCGCGACGGCTGGCTGCACACCGGCGACGTCGGCCGGCTCGACGAGTGGGGCGCGCTGCACTACCAGGCCCGGTCCAAGGAGATGATCAAGACGAACGGGATGAGCGTCTTCCCGTCCGAGATCGAGTCCCTGCTGCGCCTGCACCCGGCGATCCGCACGGTGGCGGTGGTCCCGCGGGCCGACCGGGCCCGGGGCCAGGTGCCGGTCGCGTTCGTGGAGGTGTCCGACGCGGCCACCGACGGCGACGAGCTGCGCAGCTGGGCCACCGAGAACATGGCCGCATTCAAGGTGCCCGAGTTCGAGATCGTCGACCAGCTGCCGATGACCGCCACCGGCAAGATCCGCAAGGGGGACCTGTTCGACCGGGCCGCGGAGCTGGCCGCGGCCCGCGACCAGCCGGCGAGGACCCGTCCGTGA
- a CDS encoding FdhF/YdeP family oxidoreductase yields the protein MTAQTPNRTDDLRLDDEEAGLRVGRPADHAAGLTAVKVSMTRALRQMGPVKTARNLLTLNQVDGFDCMSCAWPDPQDHRHTAEFCENGAKAVAWEGQRDTVGPEFFAAHPISELEQRTEYWLESHGRLTHPMVRRDGADHYEPISWDDAFALVAEHLRALPTPDAAAFYTSGRASNEAAFVYQLFARAYGTNNLPDCSNMCHESTSVGLERTIGVGKGTVSLQDLHEADLIVISGQNPGTNHPRMLSALEIAKQNGARIMAINPLREAGLLRFDNPQRPTGLAGRGTALADTYLQIRSGGDLAFWQAMGNLLLAADAQDPGSVVDHEFVAGHTVGFDAWAEHVRALDWDRVLAATGLTRSEIEDAARLLASSKRIVNCWAMGITQHRHGVATVAEIVNVALLQGMIGKPGAGLCPVRGHSNVQGDRTMGIWEKAPDAFLDALGAEFGFDPPRAHGHDAADTVRALRDGRVRVFVGLGGNFASAMSDTGVTEAALRSADLTVQISTKLNRSHLAAGRDALILPTLGRTEKDMTGGLLQRVTVEDSMSAVHASRGRATPAGPLLRSEVDILCGIADATLGDRYGIPWREFAGDYSRIRTRIGRVVPGCAGYEEKISRRGGFTMPHGPRDSRTFPTPQGRAVFTVSPLEVLTVPEGRLVLQTIRSHDQFNTTVYGLDDRYRGVYSGRRVLFISPEDLAELGRSDGDHVDVVSEWDDGIERRARRFRLVAYDTPKGCVAGYYPETNPLIPLDSQALESGTPTSKWAVVRLEPAT from the coding sequence GTGACTGCACAGACCCCGAACCGCACCGACGACCTGCGTCTCGACGACGAGGAGGCCGGCCTGCGGGTCGGGCGTCCCGCCGACCACGCGGCCGGGTTGACGGCCGTGAAGGTCTCGATGACCCGGGCGCTGCGGCAGATGGGTCCGGTCAAGACGGCCAGGAACCTGCTCACGCTGAACCAGGTCGACGGCTTCGACTGCATGTCGTGCGCCTGGCCCGACCCGCAGGACCACCGCCACACCGCGGAGTTCTGCGAGAACGGCGCCAAGGCGGTCGCCTGGGAGGGCCAGCGCGACACCGTCGGGCCGGAGTTCTTCGCCGCGCATCCCATCTCGGAGCTCGAGCAGCGCACCGAGTACTGGCTGGAGAGCCATGGCCGGCTGACCCACCCGATGGTGCGCCGCGACGGCGCCGACCACTACGAGCCGATCTCGTGGGACGACGCGTTCGCGCTGGTCGCCGAGCACCTGCGGGCGCTGCCGACGCCGGACGCGGCCGCGTTCTACACCTCCGGGCGGGCCTCCAACGAGGCCGCGTTCGTCTACCAGCTGTTCGCCCGCGCCTACGGCACGAACAACCTGCCCGACTGCTCGAACATGTGCCACGAGTCGACCTCGGTCGGGCTCGAGCGGACCATCGGCGTCGGCAAGGGGACGGTCTCCCTGCAGGACCTGCACGAGGCCGACCTCATCGTGATCTCGGGGCAGAACCCGGGGACCAACCACCCCCGGATGCTGTCCGCGCTGGAGATCGCCAAGCAGAACGGCGCCCGGATCATGGCGATCAACCCGCTGCGCGAGGCGGGCCTGCTGCGTTTCGACAACCCGCAGCGGCCGACCGGCCTGGCCGGGCGGGGCACGGCGCTGGCCGACACCTACCTGCAGATCCGGTCCGGCGGGGACCTCGCGTTCTGGCAGGCGATGGGGAACCTGCTGCTGGCGGCCGACGCGCAGGACCCGGGCTCGGTCGTCGACCACGAGTTCGTCGCCGGGCACACCGTCGGGTTCGACGCCTGGGCCGAGCACGTCCGCGCCCTCGACTGGGACCGCGTGCTGGCCGCCACCGGCCTGACCCGGTCCGAGATCGAGGACGCCGCCCGGCTGCTCGCGTCGTCGAAGCGGATCGTGAACTGCTGGGCGATGGGCATCACCCAGCACCGCCACGGCGTCGCCACGGTCGCCGAGATCGTCAACGTCGCCCTGCTCCAGGGGATGATCGGCAAGCCGGGCGCCGGGCTGTGCCCGGTCCGCGGGCACTCCAACGTGCAGGGCGACCGCACGATGGGGATCTGGGAGAAGGCCCCGGACGCGTTCCTCGACGCGCTGGGCGCCGAGTTCGGGTTCGACCCGCCGCGCGCGCACGGCCACGACGCCGCCGACACCGTCCGCGCGCTGCGCGACGGGCGCGTCCGGGTGTTCGTCGGGCTGGGCGGCAACTTCGCGTCCGCCATGTCCGACACGGGCGTCACCGAGGCGGCGCTGCGGTCGGCGGACCTGACCGTGCAGATCTCCACCAAGCTCAACCGCAGCCACCTCGCCGCCGGGCGGGACGCGCTGATCCTGCCCACCCTGGGGCGCACCGAGAAGGACATGACCGGTGGCCTGCTGCAGCGGGTGACGGTCGAGGACTCCATGTCGGCCGTCCACGCGTCCCGCGGGCGGGCCACCCCGGCCGGCCCGCTGCTGCGGTCCGAGGTGGACATCCTGTGCGGCATCGCCGACGCCACGCTCGGCGACCGGTACGGCATCCCGTGGCGGGAGTTCGCCGGCGACTACTCGCGGATCCGGACCCGGATCGGCCGCGTCGTCCCGGGCTGCGCGGGCTACGAGGAGAAGATCAGCCGGCGGGGCGGGTTCACCATGCCGCACGGCCCGCGCGACTCCCGCACCTTCCCCACCCCGCAGGGCCGCGCGGTGTTCACCGTCAGCCCGCTGGAGGTGCTCACCGTCCCCGAGGGCCGGCTGGTGCTGCAGACGATCCGCAGCCACGACCAGTTCAACACCACCGTCTACGGTCTCGACGACCGCTACCGCGGTGTCTACTCGGGCCGGCGGGTGCTGTTCATCAGCCCGGAGGACCTCGCCGAGCTCGGCCGGTCCGACGGTGACCACGTCGACGTCGTGTCCGAGTGGGACGACGGCATCGAGCGCCGCGCCCGCCGGTTCCGGCTGGTCGCCTACGACACCCCGAAGGGCTGCGTGGCCGGCTACTACCCGGAGACCAACCCCCTGATCCCGCTGGACTCCCAGGCCCTCGAGTCCGGCACCCCGACCTCGAAGTGGGCGGTCGTGCGGCTGGAGCCCGCCACCTGA
- a CDS encoding type II toxin-antitoxin system Phd/YefM family antitoxin, with the protein MSRPEITQRDLRQRSKEIMDAVEGGQSFTVTRDGHEVGELIPLRRRRRFVDRDGFAAMSRHAATVDVDAFRADQTATADHDLVDP; encoded by the coding sequence GTGAGCCGGCCCGAGATCACCCAACGCGACCTCCGGCAGAGGTCCAAGGAGATCATGGACGCCGTCGAGGGCGGCCAGTCGTTCACCGTCACTCGGGACGGTCACGAGGTCGGAGAGCTGATCCCGCTGCGCCGCCGCAGGCGCTTCGTCGACCGGGACGGGTTCGCCGCGATGTCGCGTCACGCCGCGACCGTCGATGTCGACGCCTTCCGTGCCGATCAGACCGCCACTGCCGACCACGACCTCGTCGACCCGTAG
- a CDS encoding MFS transporter: protein MSTASVAVAHPDVRTDLDRPAVAIGVVSCCGLLVALLQTMVVPLVPVVPALLAVSPSSASWIITATLVAGAVSAPVLGRLGDMYGKRRMLLVSVWLVLASSVLAALAPNFAVLLVARALQGVSFGVIALGMSLMRDVLPAGRVGSGVGLMSSSLGVGGAAGPPLAGLVAEHASWRLLFAAVAAGALALVVLVPRLVPESRVRTGGRFDTVGALALGVALVLLLLGISKGGEWGWASTATLGSLGAAAVVLVLWGRYELRSGSPLVDLRVSARPAVLWTNVATVLLGFAIFATLVMATQILQAPVGTGYGFGLSMTDAGLVMLPLGGSMVVFSSVSARISRSRGPRTTVVLGAALLVLGNAGFATLPGSVWLVMVTATVSATGAALAYSALPLLIMRAVPETETAAANSMNTLMRQLGTSMVAAVAAAVAASLTMEVDGHLVPTGAAFTVSYLAAAGAALAGLVIAALTPAPGADRA from the coding sequence GTGAGCACCGCGTCCGTCGCCGTCGCCCACCCGGACGTCCGGACCGACCTCGACCGGCCCGCCGTGGCGATCGGCGTCGTCTCGTGCTGCGGGCTGCTGGTCGCCCTCCTGCAGACGATGGTCGTGCCGCTGGTCCCGGTCGTCCCGGCGCTGCTGGCGGTGAGCCCGTCCTCGGCGTCGTGGATCATCACCGCGACCCTGGTGGCCGGCGCGGTGTCCGCTCCGGTGCTGGGCCGGCTCGGCGACATGTACGGCAAGCGCCGGATGCTGCTGGTGTCGGTGTGGCTCGTTCTGGCGAGCTCGGTGCTCGCCGCGCTCGCGCCGAACTTCGCCGTCCTGCTCGTCGCCCGGGCGCTGCAGGGCGTCTCGTTCGGGGTCATCGCCCTCGGGATGAGCCTGATGCGGGACGTGCTCCCGGCCGGACGGGTCGGGTCCGGGGTGGGCCTGATGAGCTCGTCGCTCGGGGTGGGCGGCGCGGCGGGCCCACCGCTCGCCGGCCTCGTCGCCGAGCACGCCAGCTGGCGGCTGCTGTTCGCGGCGGTCGCGGCCGGTGCGCTCGCCCTCGTCGTGCTCGTGCCCCGGCTCGTGCCGGAGTCCCGGGTGCGGACCGGCGGCCGGTTCGACACGGTCGGCGCGCTGGCGCTGGGTGTCGCGCTCGTCCTGCTGCTCCTGGGGATCTCGAAGGGCGGTGAGTGGGGCTGGGCCAGCACCGCGACCCTCGGATCGCTCGGTGCCGCGGCCGTCGTGCTCGTGCTCTGGGGCCGCTACGAGCTGCGGTCCGGCTCGCCGCTGGTCGACCTGCGGGTGTCGGCCCGGCCCGCCGTGCTGTGGACGAACGTCGCCACCGTGCTGCTCGGCTTCGCGATCTTCGCGACCCTCGTGATGGCGACCCAGATCCTGCAGGCTCCGGTCGGTACCGGTTACGGGTTCGGCCTCTCGATGACGGACGCCGGCCTGGTGATGTTGCCGCTGGGCGGGTCGATGGTGGTGTTCTCCTCGGTCTCGGCCCGGATCTCCCGCAGCCGGGGCCCGCGGACCACCGTCGTGCTCGGCGCGGCGCTGCTGGTGCTGGGGAACGCCGGGTTCGCCACCCTGCCGGGGTCGGTGTGGCTGGTGATGGTCACGGCGACCGTGAGCGCCACCGGCGCGGCGCTGGCCTACTCCGCGCTGCCGCTGCTGATCATGCGGGCGGTGCCCGAGACGGAGACCGCCGCCGCGAACAGCATGAACACCCTGATGCGCCAGCTCGGCACGTCGATGGTCGCCGCGGTGGCCGCCGCCGTCGCCGCGAGCCTGACGATGGAGGTCGACGGCCATCTCGTCCCCACCGGCGCGGCGTTCACGGTGTCCTACCTCGCCGCGGCGGGAGCCGCACTGGCCGGGCTGGTGATCGCCGCGCTGACCCCGGCCCCGGGAGCGGACCGGGCGTAG
- a CDS encoding MBL fold metallo-hydrolase, which translates to MAAQTGPIEHVVTSGTFNLDGGSFDVDNNVWIVGNDHEVIVIDAAHDADAITAAVGDRTVQAIVCTHAHDDHINQAPTLADRFGAPILLNPAEQVLWDMTWPDRTPDRELTDGQQLTVGGIDLRVLQTPGHSPGSSCLYAPELRTVFTGDTLFQGGPGATGRSYSDFDTIIDSIRTLLTLPTDTLVRTGHGGSTKIGDEAPHLQEWIERGH; encoded by the coding sequence ATGGCAGCACAGACCGGCCCCATCGAGCACGTCGTCACCTCCGGCACCTTCAACCTCGACGGCGGCAGCTTCGACGTCGACAACAACGTCTGGATCGTCGGCAACGACCACGAAGTCATCGTCATCGACGCCGCCCACGACGCCGACGCCATCACCGCCGCCGTCGGCGACCGCACCGTCCAGGCCATCGTGTGCACCCACGCCCACGACGACCACATCAACCAGGCCCCCACCCTGGCCGACCGCTTCGGCGCACCCATCCTGCTCAACCCCGCCGAACAGGTCCTCTGGGACATGACCTGGCCCGACCGCACCCCCGACCGCGAACTCACCGACGGCCAACAACTCACCGTCGGCGGCATCGACCTGCGGGTGCTGCAGACCCCCGGCCACTCCCCGGGATCGTCCTGCCTGTACGCCCCCGAACTCCGCACCGTGTTCACCGGCGACACCCTGTTCCAGGGCGGCCCCGGCGCCACCGGACGCTCCTACTCCGACTTCGACACCATCATCGACTCCATCCGCACCCTGCTCACCCTGCCCACCGACACCCTCGTCCGCACCGGACACGGCGGCTCCACCAAGATCGGCGACGAAGCCCCACACCTGCAGGAATGGATCGAACGCGGCCACTGA
- a CDS encoding TetR/AcrR family transcriptional regulator — protein sequence MTTSEAQERARASRRESPGSRRGELLAAAAACFDELGYSGTTVELIAARARTSRPTFYAYLRSKDEAFLAVTEQICARLEATQQLDDIESVPPLTVLRATTRAFAEAVFASGSLVSLIDSRAGLDPVVGEVWSTLRHRLNRRYAHYLTGLAPGTIDPCTPPDRLVVMLGDSIIRGAARLGHASAEVREQFIDDQIRMMERCVGIAADAPPRADGAHPDAAVT from the coding sequence GTGACGACGAGTGAGGCCCAGGAGCGCGCCCGAGCCAGCCGCCGGGAGTCGCCCGGCTCCCGGCGCGGCGAGCTGCTGGCGGCCGCGGCCGCGTGCTTCGACGAGCTCGGGTACTCCGGGACCACCGTGGAGCTGATCGCGGCCCGGGCCCGGACCTCGCGGCCCACGTTCTACGCCTACCTGCGGTCCAAGGACGAGGCGTTCCTCGCGGTCACCGAGCAGATCTGCGCCCGGCTCGAGGCCACCCAGCAGCTCGACGACATCGAGTCCGTCCCCCCGCTCACGGTGCTGCGGGCGACCACCCGCGCGTTCGCCGAGGCCGTCTTCGCCTCCGGGTCGCTCGTCTCGCTGATCGACAGCCGGGCCGGGCTCGATCCGGTGGTCGGCGAGGTGTGGAGCACGTTGCGGCACCGGCTGAACCGGCGCTACGCCCACTACCTGACCGGGCTGGCCCCGGGGACGATCGATCCCTGCACCCCGCCGGACCGGCTGGTGGTGATGCTGGGCGACAGCATCATCCGCGGGGCCGCCCGCCTCGGTCACGCGTCGGCCGAGGTCCGTGAGCAGTTCATCGACGACCAGATCCGCATGATGGAGCGCTGCGTCGGCATCGCCGCCGACGCGCCTCCCCGAGCTGACGGAGCACACCCCGATGCCGCAGTCACGTGA
- a CDS encoding GyrI-like domain-containing protein yields the protein MSVTADPHLITTTPVTTAVVRAVVPAAELPAFYDRAFGLLPRAVAAQGAAITGPAFGLYHGVPADTADLETGFPTDRAVEADGEITASGLPGGRVARMVHAGSFDGLGAAWQRLGAWISEQGLTPGTDFWEVYLTEPSPDMNPDDLRTELNWPVE from the coding sequence ATGAGCGTCACCGCGGACCCGCACCTGATCACCACCACCCCGGTCACCACCGCCGTCGTGCGGGCGGTGGTGCCGGCGGCCGAGCTGCCCGCCTTCTACGACCGGGCGTTCGGCCTGCTCCCGCGGGCCGTCGCCGCGCAGGGGGCGGCCATCACCGGCCCGGCGTTCGGCCTGTACCACGGGGTCCCCGCGGACACGGCCGATCTCGAGACGGGATTCCCGACGGACCGCGCCGTCGAGGCCGACGGCGAGATCACGGCGAGCGGCCTTCCGGGCGGCCGGGTGGCCCGGATGGTCCACGCCGGATCGTTCGACGGGCTCGGGGCGGCCTGGCAGCGGCTCGGTGCGTGGATCTCCGAGCAGGGCCTGACGCCCGGCACCGACTTCTGGGAGGTCTACCTCACCGAGCCGTCCCCGGACATGAACCCCGACGACCTGCGCACGGAGCTCAACTGGCCGGTGGAGTAG
- a CDS encoding MFS transporter: protein MTGKPRKFGLGVARPAVEEEGTVRRAAAAASIGNVAEWYDFGVYSYLAAIVLNRVFFPEAGEWSLVLTLAAFAAAFAARPVGGWVFGHLGDRFGRTRVLAYTVLMMTVATVALGLVPSHGTIGIAAPLLVVLLRMLQGFSAGGEYTGALTLVAEYSPDRRRGFFGSWLEFGTITGYTLGAGVTAALVALLPDEDLLTWGWRIPFLIALPLGLVGIYLRLRLEDTPAFRQLMDRSPALATMSYGRAFQILRKHYRSAVFLTAGLVITWNVTNYVLTSYVPTYLTSTLPRYGESGTDKALATALQVGVMLLMLCSIMFVGRLSDRVGRKPILWTGSIALVVLGLPSVWLLREGLAGQITGLLIMGATLLCFAAVTPSTLPALFPTMVRYAGLGLVFNLAVSIFAGTSPTIIEAAVTTTDNLDWPGYFLVAAGVIGLVTVYYLPEPAGKALPGAQPLYFTDEAPDESLYEPVGASSQPSGTRAVEQGAEKEKAAEKEPDAPSGAADAEERTQRPSSG from the coding sequence ATGACCGGTAAACCGCGCAAGTTCGGCCTGGGAGTCGCGCGTCCCGCCGTGGAGGAGGAGGGGACGGTGCGCCGGGCCGCCGCGGCGGCGTCGATCGGCAACGTGGCCGAGTGGTACGACTTCGGCGTCTACTCCTACCTCGCCGCGATCGTGCTGAACCGCGTGTTCTTCCCCGAGGCCGGCGAGTGGTCCCTGGTCCTGACCCTGGCCGCGTTCGCCGCCGCGTTCGCGGCGCGCCCGGTGGGCGGATGGGTGTTCGGTCACCTGGGCGACCGGTTCGGCCGGACCCGGGTCCTGGCCTACACGGTCCTGATGATGACCGTGGCCACCGTCGCGCTCGGGCTCGTCCCGAGCCACGGCACGATCGGGATCGCGGCCCCGCTGCTCGTGGTCCTGCTGCGCATGCTGCAGGGCTTCTCGGCCGGCGGCGAGTACACCGGAGCGCTGACCCTGGTCGCGGAGTACTCCCCGGACCGCCGGCGCGGGTTCTTCGGCAGCTGGCTGGAGTTCGGCACGATCACCGGCTACACGCTCGGTGCCGGGGTGACGGCCGCGCTGGTCGCGCTGCTGCCGGACGAGGACCTGCTGACCTGGGGCTGGCGGATCCCGTTCCTGATCGCGCTGCCGCTCGGCCTGGTCGGCATCTACCTGCGGCTGCGGCTCGAGGACACCCCCGCGTTCCGGCAGCTCATGGACCGCTCTCCGGCGCTGGCCACGATGAGCTACGGCCGCGCGTTCCAGATCCTGCGGAAGCACTACCGGTCGGCGGTGTTCCTGACGGCCGGGCTGGTCATCACCTGGAACGTCACCAACTACGTGCTCACCAGCTACGTCCCCACCTACCTGACCAGCACGCTGCCCCGCTACGGCGAGAGCGGCACCGACAAGGCCCTGGCGACCGCGCTGCAGGTCGGGGTCATGCTGCTGATGCTCTGCTCGATCATGTTCGTGGGCAGGCTCAGCGACCGCGTCGGACGCAAGCCGATCCTCTGGACCGGCAGCATCGCGCTGGTCGTGCTGGGCCTGCCGTCGGTGTGGCTGCTGCGCGAGGGCCTGGCCGGCCAGATCACGGGGCTGCTCATCATGGGGGCGACCCTGCTGTGCTTCGCCGCCGTCACGCCGTCGACACTGCCGGCGCTGTTCCCGACCATGGTGCGGTACGCCGGGCTGGGCCTGGTGTTCAACCTCGCGGTCTCGATCTTCGCGGGCACCTCGCCGACGATCATCGAGGCGGCCGTGACGACGACCGACAACCTGGACTGGCCGGGCTACTTCCTCGTCGCGGCCGGCGTCATCGGGCTGGTCACGGTCTACTACCTGCCGGAGCCGGCGGGCAAGGCGCTGCCGGGGGCCCAGCCGCTGTACTTCACCGACGAGGCACCCGACGAGTCCCTGTACGAGCCGGTCGGCGCGTCGTCGCAGCCGTCCGGCACCCGGGCGGTCGAGCAGGGAGCCGAGAAGGAGAAGGCGGCCGAGAAGGAGCCGGACGCACCGTCCGGAGCGGCCGACGCGGAGGAGCGCACGCAGCGGCCGTCCTCTGGGTGA
- a CDS encoding MFS transporter, giving the protein MNAPAPEATETPELRRARRKLLASGLIGSSIEWYDFFVYGTAAALVFPAVFFPELTPLTATLLAFSTFAVGFIARPLGGILAGHYGDKIGRKPMVVISLLLMGVATFVIGCLPSAETIGIAAAPILLVTLRFLQGLACGAQWGGIVLLLTESVGPKRRGFAGTFGQMGVPLGLLLGNLMMVGASALLPDDAFLSWGWRVPFWFSIVLFPVVLYIHTKVEDTPEFRTLKATVEEKRPATQTVAQAPLGEAVRKHWGKILLGAGLLAATNSAFYVGIAGFVSYGSLSPQAGGLGMDRDVILAAIMVTSLLMPLVILWAGKMSDRLGRRPLILVGAALLMAWAFPFFWLAETTSGPLLFVAMIVSSAGQALTYGPLAAFMGELFEPRVRYSGASLAYQLAAVAISGFTPMIMTAIIANTGSTTGVALYLMAMAAITLASAFFLTETNPASVRNDPAAVPGLRTS; this is encoded by the coding sequence ATGAACGCACCCGCCCCGGAAGCGACCGAGACTCCCGAACTCCGCCGAGCACGGCGGAAGCTCCTGGCATCGGGCCTGATCGGCAGTTCGATCGAGTGGTACGACTTCTTCGTCTACGGCACGGCGGCCGCCCTCGTCTTCCCCGCCGTGTTCTTCCCCGAGCTGACGCCGCTCACCGCGACGCTGCTCGCGTTCAGCACGTTCGCGGTCGGCTTCATCGCCCGGCCGCTGGGCGGCATCCTCGCCGGCCACTACGGCGACAAGATCGGGCGCAAGCCGATGGTCGTCATCTCGCTGCTCCTCATGGGTGTCGCCACCTTCGTGATCGGCTGCCTGCCGTCCGCGGAGACGATCGGCATCGCCGCCGCGCCGATCCTGCTGGTCACCCTGCGCTTCCTGCAGGGCCTCGCCTGCGGTGCCCAGTGGGGCGGCATCGTCCTGCTGCTCACCGAGTCGGTCGGACCGAAGCGGCGCGGCTTCGCCGGCACCTTCGGACAGATGGGCGTGCCGCTGGGCCTGCTGCTCGGCAACCTGATGATGGTCGGGGCGAGCGCGCTGCTGCCCGACGACGCCTTCCTCAGCTGGGGCTGGCGGGTGCCGTTCTGGTTCTCGATCGTCCTGTTCCCGGTCGTGCTCTACATCCACACCAAGGTCGAGGACACCCCGGAGTTCCGGACCCTGAAGGCGACGGTCGAGGAGAAGCGGCCCGCCACCCAGACCGTCGCGCAGGCACCGCTGGGTGAGGCGGTCCGCAAGCACTGGGGGAAGATCCTGCTGGGCGCGGGCCTGCTGGCGGCCACGAACTCGGCGTTCTACGTCGGGATCGCCGGGTTCGTCAGCTACGGCAGCCTGTCCCCGCAGGCGGGCGGTCTCGGGATGGACCGGGACGTCATCCTCGCCGCCATCATGGTGACCTCCCTGCTCATGCCGCTGGTCATCCTGTGGGCGGGCAAGATGTCCGACCGCCTGGGACGCCGGCCGTTGATCCTCGTCGGCGCGGCGCTGCTGATGGCCTGGGCGTTCCCGTTCTTCTGGCTGGCCGAGACGACGAGCGGCCCGCTGCTGTTCGTGGCGATGATCGTCAGCAGTGCCGGCCAGGCGCTCACCTACGGTCCGCTGGCCGCGTTCATGGGCGAGCTGTTCGAGCCCCGGGTCCGGTACTCGGGGGCCTCTCTCGCCTACCAGCTGGCCGCGGTGGCGATCAGCGGCTTCACTCCGATGATCATGACGGCGATCATCGCGAACACCGGCTCGACCACCGGGGTCGCGCTCTACCTGATGGCGATGGCCGCGATCACGCTGGCGAGCGCGTTCTTCCTCACCGAGACCAACCCGGCCTCCGTCCGGAACGACCCGGCAGCCGTCCCCGGCCTCCGCACGTCGTGA